One Nonomuraea angiospora DNA segment encodes these proteins:
- a CDS encoding helix-turn-helix domain-containing protein: MPAMLHEHALFAGGPVLAGVHHLNPDIEPHAHDFLEIAVIGAGDGRHLTSQGARPLRQGQVIVLRPGAWHGFRDCTGLTVANCCLSAQALRGELAALYDIPMLRRMLWTDPVASGTHGVAVTTVDPAAADEAIAEIGLLERDLAADRSRPGRVLGRLVTVLGVLADGRDSEWQTPESAIHPAVAAVIARLEAAPADPWRLDELARSVNLDPAYLGRLFRQYVGLTPLGFLARLRAERAATLLAHSTLPTARVGAAVGWDDPTYFARRFRALVGLTPTEYRRRSRSAAHAQLGGPAGRQSP; encoded by the coding sequence ATGCCTGCCATGCTGCACGAGCACGCGCTGTTCGCCGGGGGCCCGGTCCTGGCAGGTGTCCACCACCTGAACCCCGACATCGAGCCGCACGCGCACGACTTCCTCGAGATCGCCGTGATCGGAGCCGGCGACGGCCGGCACCTGACCAGCCAGGGCGCGCGCCCGCTGCGGCAGGGGCAGGTCATCGTGCTCCGTCCCGGCGCCTGGCACGGGTTCCGCGACTGCACCGGCCTGACCGTCGCGAACTGCTGCCTGTCCGCCCAGGCACTGCGGGGCGAACTGGCGGCGCTGTACGACATCCCGATGCTGCGCCGGATGCTGTGGACCGATCCGGTGGCCTCCGGTACGCACGGCGTGGCGGTCACGACCGTCGATCCGGCCGCCGCCGACGAGGCCATCGCGGAGATCGGCCTGCTCGAACGGGACCTGGCCGCCGATCGGAGCCGGCCGGGCCGGGTGCTGGGCCGGCTGGTCACCGTGCTCGGCGTCCTGGCCGACGGCCGCGATTCCGAGTGGCAGACGCCCGAGTCCGCCATCCACCCCGCCGTCGCCGCCGTCATCGCCCGGCTGGAGGCCGCGCCCGCCGATCCGTGGCGGCTGGACGAGCTCGCCCGGTCGGTCAACCTGGATCCCGCCTATCTCGGGCGGCTGTTCAGGCAGTACGTCGGGCTGACGCCGCTCGGCTTCCTGGCCCGGCTGCGGGCCGAGCGCGCCGCCACGTTACTGGCGCACTCGACCCTGCCGACTGCCCGGGTCGGCGCCGCCGTCGGCTGGGACGACCCGACGTACTTCGCCCGCCGCTTCCGGGCGCTGGTCGGGCTGACGCCCACCGAGTACCGGCGGCGTAGCCGATCGGCCGCTCATGCTCAGCTCGGCGGCCCGGCCGGGCGGCAGAGTCCCTGA
- a CDS encoding phytanoyl-CoA dioxygenase family protein: MATPTTEQFVSDVGADGRVPDELVAAYREHGFVRVRGVLEPGQVERFRAGAQAFLEAHRAESLEKQGTFSQLVNVWQRDQTLRELTFDPRIGRIAEQLAGFSLRLWHDQMLVKEPHNNAATEFHQDRPYWPHTGDRLPLSAWIALVDVPPERGCMTFLPGTQDRTGLRPQDLHEEDDLFEVDPSLRWIPRVTVPLRAGDCTFHSGFTGHMALPNRTDLARLAHVTIYMDEATRYSGDGHVVTDPLGLAAGDRLDGDTFPRPWA; encoded by the coding sequence ATGGCAACGCCCACGACCGAGCAGTTCGTCAGCGACGTCGGCGCCGATGGCCGGGTGCCGGACGAGCTGGTGGCGGCCTACCGCGAACACGGTTTCGTCCGAGTACGTGGCGTGCTCGAGCCCGGCCAGGTCGAGCGATTCCGGGCCGGCGCCCAGGCGTTCCTGGAGGCGCACCGCGCGGAGAGCCTGGAGAAGCAGGGCACCTTCAGCCAGCTCGTCAACGTCTGGCAACGCGACCAGACGCTGCGGGAGCTCACGTTCGACCCGCGGATCGGCCGGATCGCCGAACAGCTGGCCGGGTTCTCGCTGCGGCTCTGGCACGACCAGATGCTGGTCAAGGAGCCGCACAACAACGCCGCCACGGAGTTCCACCAGGATCGTCCGTACTGGCCGCACACGGGGGACCGGCTCCCGCTGTCGGCGTGGATAGCGCTGGTCGACGTTCCCCCGGAGCGGGGCTGCATGACCTTCCTCCCCGGCACCCAGGACCGCACCGGCCTGCGTCCGCAGGACCTTCACGAAGAGGATGACCTGTTCGAGGTGGACCCGTCCCTGCGCTGGATCCCCCGCGTCACCGTGCCGCTCCGCGCGGGCGACTGCACGTTCCACAGCGGCTTCACCGGCCACATGGCGCTGCCCAACCGCACCGACCTGGCCCGGCTCGCGCACGTCACCATCTACATGGACGAGGCGACCCGCTACAGCGGGGACGGGCACGTCGTGACGGATCCTCTCGGACTCGCCGCAGGCGACAGGTTGGACGGCGACACCTTCCCCCGCCCCTGGGCTTAG
- a CDS encoding sulfotransferase-like domain-containing protein, producing the protein MSAAPKPILLWAVPRSRSTAFLRIMLERGDLEVVHEPFSYLQVDGHFELTGRRATSAVELLGMMLEVNADGRRVFAKDTSDYTYTPLLEDERLFTDVINTFMIREPRSAIASHYAMNPEATLDEYGFEYLHAIFDAVRSATGEVPLVIDGDDLVANPEATVRAYCERVGLEFVPEAMRWDPGQQTNWQRTDRWHAEVAESSGLVAKASGHRETPDTNEHLRRVAEHHQPFYDALARHRLCPG; encoded by the coding sequence ATGAGCGCCGCGCCGAAGCCCATCCTGCTGTGGGCCGTGCCCCGGTCGCGCTCCACCGCGTTCCTGCGCATCATGCTCGAACGCGGCGATCTCGAAGTGGTCCACGAGCCGTTCTCCTACCTCCAGGTGGACGGCCACTTCGAGCTCACGGGCCGGCGCGCCACGTCGGCGGTCGAACTGCTCGGCATGATGCTCGAGGTCAACGCCGACGGGCGCCGGGTGTTCGCCAAGGACACCTCCGACTACACGTACACGCCGCTGCTCGAGGACGAGCGCCTGTTCACCGACGTCATCAACACCTTCATGATCCGGGAGCCGCGCAGCGCGATAGCCTCGCACTACGCCATGAACCCCGAGGCCACCCTGGACGAGTACGGCTTCGAATACCTGCACGCCATCTTCGACGCCGTGCGGTCGGCCACCGGCGAGGTCCCCCTAGTGATCGACGGTGACGATCTCGTGGCCAACCCGGAGGCGACGGTCCGGGCCTACTGCGAGCGGGTCGGGCTCGAGTTCGTGCCCGAGGCGATGCGCTGGGATCCCGGTCAGCAAACGAACTGGCAGCGTACGGACCGGTGGCACGCGGAGGTGGCCGAGAGCAGCGGGCTGGTGGCCAAGGCGTCCGGGCACCGCGAGACGCCCGACACCAACGAGCACCTGCGCCGCGTCGCCGAGCACCACCAGCCGTTCTACGACGCGCTCGCGCGCCACCGCCTCTGTCCCGGCTGA
- a CDS encoding tetratricopeptide repeat protein, which yields MMRSCAVMVLLGLVAGTAVISFIVWPGWATVLPLAVIIGLGRLLPPIWKWWRIRKLATTADSLRTRSQADPERHLPQLAAALDQHARALLGTGRVEQALKVSAERIGHHRSLLDRAPDRRREHLDDFADALDAHQVMLQLAGRPQEALEVNAEALRIRKEGLGQWRGGPDHERDVAMTLATRAGLLTVAERHDEALATSQEALAALRTISARDDHRHLPALAGVLDIRATCELAAGREQDALMDAQEAVECCERLINLYRGEYLHLLARVTGTRAKILCRTDPDEAISSSGRMVQVTQSAARQDALAYTPALLSALTAHALVLSAAGRTRDGRRFARKAISLSRRTVPELLVQTRQQLTGPGELAA from the coding sequence ATGATGCGATCTTGCGCGGTCATGGTCCTCCTGGGACTGGTGGCCGGTACCGCAGTGATCTCCTTCATCGTGTGGCCGGGCTGGGCGACGGTGCTGCCGCTCGCCGTGATCATCGGCCTCGGCCGGCTCCTGCCGCCGATCTGGAAGTGGTGGCGGATACGCAAGCTCGCCACCACGGCCGACTCCCTGCGCACCCGCTCCCAGGCCGACCCTGAGCGCCACCTCCCTCAGCTGGCCGCCGCCCTGGACCAGCACGCCAGGGCCCTGCTCGGCACGGGCCGGGTCGAACAGGCGCTGAAGGTGAGCGCCGAACGGATCGGGCATCATCGCAGCCTGCTGGACAGGGCCCCCGACCGCCGCCGCGAGCACCTCGACGACTTCGCCGACGCACTCGACGCGCACCAGGTCATGCTCCAGCTGGCCGGACGGCCCCAGGAGGCCCTCGAGGTGAACGCCGAGGCTCTGCGGATCCGCAAGGAGGGCCTCGGACAGTGGCGCGGAGGTCCCGACCACGAGCGTGACGTGGCCATGACCCTCGCCACCCGAGCCGGCCTGCTCACCGTCGCCGAGCGGCACGACGAGGCCCTGGCCACGAGCCAGGAGGCCCTGGCGGCGTTACGTACGATCAGCGCGCGCGACGACCACCGCCACCTGCCCGCCCTGGCCGGCGTCCTGGACATCCGCGCCACCTGCGAGCTCGCCGCCGGTCGAGAGCAGGACGCGCTCATGGACGCGCAGGAGGCGGTCGAGTGCTGCGAGCGGCTGATCAACCTGTACCGGGGTGAGTATCTTCACCTCCTGGCACGCGTCACCGGCACCCGCGCGAAGATTCTGTGCCGGACGGATCCCGACGAGGCGATCTCCAGCAGTGGTCGGATGGTCCAGGTGACGCAGTCAGCGGCCAGGCAGGACGCCCTGGCCTACACCCCGGCGCTGCTCTCGGCGCTCACGGCACACGCGCTCGTGCTGAGCGCCGCCGGTCGGACGCGCGACGGCCGCCGCTTCGCGCGCAAGGCGATCTCCCTGTCCCGCCGTACGGTTCCCGAGCTGCTCGTCCAGACGCGCCAGCAGCTGACCGGCCCTGGAGAGCTCGCCGCGTGA
- a CDS encoding argininosuccinate synthase domain-containing protein, with protein MRQANGNARVGLFQSGGLSALAVGVWLHERSTPVRHYIADIGQSERAEMDALASSLRGSGDEVVVIDLRPSMAAVASDLLRYRARHDGGYWNTTGAARFVLVSELAPLMRADGCQTLAHGCVGGGNDQRRFARYGGQVAPGLSVIEPWTDPQALERFPDREAMLAAVTERGLPLDPGSGAEWSTDANLAGISHESAELEDLETPVTRLRPRWSNWPGQGPAEPETVTVTFLDGRVADVNGSGPEPLAWMTLANEIGARHGVWLRDVVERRIIGTVCRGIYEAPGLELLERAWTRILQASLDAAGRELYDRLAAVLGAAMYEARWLEPAAHAARHGIDRLVGDVGGSVTLSVHRGLVQVERMKVAGPVVQQTRFGSGGNRWS; from the coding sequence GTGCGGCAGGCCAATGGCAACGCACGTGTCGGATTATTTCAATCGGGCGGACTTTCCGCCCTCGCCGTCGGGGTCTGGCTACACGAACGGTCCACTCCGGTGCGGCACTATATCGCCGACATTGGTCAATCGGAGCGCGCGGAGATGGACGCGCTCGCTTCTTCGCTGCGCGGATCCGGGGACGAGGTCGTCGTCATTGATCTACGGCCGTCGATGGCCGCCGTGGCGTCGGATCTGCTGCGGTACCGGGCCCGCCACGACGGCGGCTACTGGAACACGACCGGTGCGGCCCGCTTCGTGCTCGTCAGCGAGCTCGCGCCGCTGATGCGGGCCGACGGCTGCCAGACGCTCGCGCACGGCTGCGTCGGCGGGGGCAACGACCAGCGCCGCTTCGCGCGTTACGGCGGCCAGGTCGCACCGGGGCTGTCCGTCATCGAGCCGTGGACGGATCCGCAGGCGCTCGAACGCTTCCCCGATCGCGAGGCCATGCTCGCGGCCGTCACGGAGCGCGGGCTGCCGCTCGACCCGGGCAGCGGCGCCGAGTGGTCCACCGACGCCAACCTCGCCGGCATCTCGCACGAGTCGGCCGAGCTGGAAGACCTCGAAACGCCGGTCACCCGGCTCCGGCCGCGATGGAGCAACTGGCCCGGGCAGGGCCCGGCCGAGCCCGAGACCGTCACGGTCACCTTCCTCGACGGACGGGTCGCCGACGTCAACGGCAGCGGCCCCGAGCCGCTCGCGTGGATGACGCTGGCCAACGAGATCGGCGCACGGCACGGCGTCTGGCTGCGCGACGTGGTCGAGCGGCGCATCATCGGCACGGTCTGCCGGGGCATCTACGAGGCGCCCGGCCTGGAGCTGCTCGAACGCGCGTGGACCCGCATCCTGCAGGCCAGCCTCGATGCGGCGGGCCGCGAACTCTACGATCGGCTGGCCGCCGTCCTGGGCGCCGCGATGTACGAGGCGCGCTGGCTCGAACCCGCCGCGCACGCCGCGCGGCACGGGATCGACCGGCTCGTCGGCGACGTCGGCGGCAGCGTGACCCTGTCCGTCCACCGGGGCCTCGTCCAGGTCGAGCGGATGAAGGTCGCCGGTCCTGTGGTGCAGCAGACCCGGTTCGGCTCGGGCGGAAACCGTTGGAGCTAA
- a CDS encoding aldo/keto reductase, translating to MHERRFGRLGWMVGDVGCGMWGIAGGEGGWTGADDETGDTALDEAVRLGCDYFDTAWIYGRGHSERMLGQLVKRHPDRRLYLATKPPPKDRAWPSTRDSKLSEVYPPDHLWEYLHRSLEGLGTRSVDLFQFHVWEDAWAHDAAWQDAVIEMKERGLIKGVGISVNRWEPWNVLETLKTGLIDAVQVIYNIFDQAPEDELFPACRELDVAVIARVPFDEGTLTGTLTRETRWPEGDWRNTYFVPENLVASVERAERLARIVPEGMTMPELALRFILQNPDVTTVIPGMRKPAHVRANLAASDAEPLSEELMAQLREHRWDRRPTEWSQ from the coding sequence ATGCATGAACGTCGATTCGGCCGGTTGGGCTGGATGGTCGGCGACGTGGGTTGCGGGATGTGGGGCATAGCCGGCGGCGAGGGCGGATGGACCGGCGCCGACGACGAGACCGGTGACACCGCGCTGGACGAAGCCGTGCGGCTCGGGTGCGACTATTTCGACACCGCCTGGATCTACGGCCGCGGACACAGCGAAAGGATGCTCGGGCAGCTGGTGAAGCGGCACCCGGATCGCCGCCTCTACCTCGCGACCAAGCCCCCGCCGAAGGACCGCGCCTGGCCGTCCACCCGCGACTCCAAACTGTCGGAGGTGTACCCGCCCGATCATCTCTGGGAATACCTGCACCGCAGCCTCGAAGGGCTGGGCACCCGGTCCGTCGACCTGTTCCAGTTCCACGTCTGGGAGGACGCCTGGGCACACGACGCGGCCTGGCAGGACGCCGTCATCGAGATGAAGGAACGCGGGCTGATCAAGGGCGTCGGCATCAGCGTCAACCGATGGGAACCCTGGAACGTCCTGGAGACCCTGAAGACCGGGCTGATCGACGCCGTACAGGTCATCTACAACATCTTCGACCAGGCACCCGAGGACGAGCTGTTCCCGGCCTGTCGCGAGCTGGACGTCGCGGTGATCGCACGGGTGCCCTTCGACGAAGGCACGCTGACCGGCACCCTCACCCGCGAGACCCGCTGGCCCGAAGGCGACTGGCGCAACACCTACTTCGTGCCGGAGAACCTCGTGGCGAGCGTGGAGCGCGCCGAACGGCTGGCGCGGATCGTGCCCGAGGGCATGACCATGCCCGAACTCGCGCTGCGCTTCATCCTCCAGAACCCCGACGTCACCACCGTGATCCCCGGCATGCGCAAGCCGGCACACGTACGGGCCAACCTCGCCGCCAGCGACGCCGAACCACTGAGCGAAGAGCTGATGGCGCAGTTGCGCGAACATCGCTGGGACCGCCGGCCCACGGAGTGGTCGCAATGA